One genomic region from Labeo rohita strain BAU-BD-2019 chromosome 7, IGBB_LRoh.1.0, whole genome shotgun sequence encodes:
- the rps13 gene encoding 40S ribosomal protein S13: MGRMHAPGKGLSQSALPYRRSVPTWLKLTSDDVKEQIFKLAKKGLTPSQIGVILRDSHGVAQVRFVTGNKILRILKSKGLAPDLPEDLYHLIKKAVAVRKHLERNRKDRDAKFRLILVESRIHRLARYYKTKRVLAPNWKYESSTASALVA; this comes from the exons ATGGGTCGTATGCACGCTCCTgg caaGGGCTTGTCCCAGTCGGCGCTGCCCTATAGACGAAGTGTCCCCACA tGGCTCAAACTGACATCTGATGATGTTAAAGAGCAAATCTTCAAACTGGCCAAGAAGGGTCTGACCCCCTCACAGATTG GTGTGATCCTGAGGGATTCCCATGGTGTTGCTCAGGTGCGTTTTGTCACTGGCAACAAGATCCTTAGGATCCTGAAGTCCAAAGGTCTGGCCCCTGACCTGCCTGAGGATCTCTACCACCTCATCAAGAAGGCTGTTGCTGTGAGGAAGCACTTGGAAAGGAACAGAAAG GACAGGGATGCTAAGTTCCGCCTGATTCTGGTTGAGAGCAGAATCCACAGGCTTGCCCGCTACTACAAGACCAAGAGAGTACTTGCCCCCAACTGGAAGTA CGAATCCTCCACAGCTTCTGCACTGGTGGCATAA